A part of Streptomyces sp. NBC_01235 genomic DNA contains:
- a CDS encoding IclR family transcriptional regulator, whose amino-acid sequence MQSVDRAISVLEILAQRGEAGVSEVAAEIDVHKSTAFRLLGALDARGLVEQAGERGKYRLGFGIVRLAGAVTGRIDITQQGRPICERLAEEIGETVNIAVMQEHYAINLYQVRGPGAVTAHNWVGQLTPLHATSSGKILLAHLPAKERAALLSEAGLKKVTPHTITAKTKLEKNLAEARERGYAWTLQELEIGLHAMAAPVRDREGQVIAALSASGPAYRFTEERLHELSPALLKGAQEISHRMGYLG is encoded by the coding sequence GTGCAGTCGGTCGACCGCGCCATCAGTGTCCTCGAGATCCTGGCCCAACGCGGCGAGGCGGGCGTCAGCGAGGTGGCCGCCGAGATCGATGTTCACAAGTCCACCGCGTTCCGGCTGCTCGGCGCCCTTGACGCGCGTGGCTTGGTGGAGCAGGCGGGCGAGCGGGGCAAGTACCGCCTCGGGTTCGGCATCGTACGCCTGGCCGGTGCGGTCACCGGACGCATCGACATCACCCAGCAGGGGCGCCCGATCTGCGAGCGTCTCGCCGAGGAGATCGGCGAGACGGTCAACATCGCCGTCATGCAGGAGCACTACGCGATCAACCTCTACCAGGTGCGCGGCCCAGGCGCGGTCACCGCGCACAACTGGGTCGGCCAGCTGACCCCGCTGCACGCCACTTCCAGCGGCAAGATCCTGCTGGCCCACCTGCCCGCCAAGGAGCGCGCCGCACTGCTGTCCGAGGCCGGCCTGAAAAAGGTCACCCCGCACACCATCACCGCGAAGACGAAGCTCGAGAAGAACCTCGCCGAGGCCCGCGAGCGCGGCTACGCGTGGACCCTTCAGGAGCTGGAGATCGGCCTGCACGCCATGGCCGCACCGGTTCGCGACCGCGAAGGACAGGTCATCGCGGCGCTCAGTGCCTCCGGACCCGCGTACCGCTTCACCGAGGAGCGCCTGCACGAGCTCTCCCCGGCGCTGCTCAAGGGTGCGCAGGAGATCAGTCACCGGATGGGCTACCTGGGCTGA
- a CDS encoding aromatic ring-hydroxylating oxygenase subunit alpha, whose protein sequence is MTSTSLPDSLIATLPGSSYTDPAIFAQEQERIFEAMWFCVARASELAKPGAFRTVDVGRESILVTRARDNAIRAYFNVCRHRGAKLCTEESGEVKRAFQCPYHAWTYDLNGKLVAAPNLTKMPDVGRTEYGLVSVAVREWLGYVWVCLAENPPSFEEDVIGEVVARLGDVESIERYDIANLSVGRRIVYDVKANWKLIIENFMECYHCATIHPELTEVLPEFADGYAAQYYVGHGAEFGEEIQGFTVDGSEGLDRIPGVAQDQDRRYYAITVRPQVFVNLVPDHVIFHRMYPVAADRTIVECDWLYLPHVVESGKDVSRSVELFDRVNRQDFDACERTQPGMSSRMYAKGGVLVPSEHHIGAFHDWVNERLGSRSQ, encoded by the coding sequence GTGACCTCGACCAGTCTGCCGGACAGCCTGATCGCCACCCTTCCCGGCTCCTCCTACACGGATCCGGCGATCTTCGCCCAGGAGCAGGAGCGCATATTCGAGGCGATGTGGTTCTGCGTCGCGCGCGCCTCGGAACTGGCGAAGCCAGGCGCCTTCCGCACCGTCGACGTGGGCCGCGAGAGCATCCTCGTCACCCGCGCACGGGACAACGCCATCCGCGCCTACTTCAATGTGTGCCGGCATCGCGGAGCCAAGCTCTGCACCGAGGAGAGCGGCGAGGTCAAGCGGGCCTTCCAATGCCCGTACCACGCCTGGACGTACGACCTGAACGGCAAGCTCGTCGCCGCGCCCAACCTCACCAAGATGCCCGACGTCGGCCGCACCGAGTACGGCCTGGTGAGCGTGGCCGTGCGCGAATGGCTCGGCTACGTCTGGGTCTGCCTGGCGGAGAACCCGCCCTCCTTCGAGGAGGACGTCATCGGCGAGGTCGTCGCCCGCCTCGGCGACGTCGAGTCGATCGAGCGCTACGACATCGCCAACCTGTCGGTCGGCCGGCGGATCGTCTACGACGTCAAGGCGAACTGGAAGCTCATCATCGAGAACTTCATGGAGTGCTACCACTGCGCCACGATCCATCCCGAACTCACCGAGGTGCTCCCCGAGTTCGCCGACGGATACGCCGCCCAGTACTACGTCGGCCACGGTGCCGAGTTCGGCGAGGAGATCCAGGGCTTCACCGTCGACGGCTCCGAGGGACTGGATCGCATCCCCGGAGTGGCACAGGACCAGGACCGCCGCTACTACGCGATCACCGTGCGGCCGCAGGTGTTCGTCAACCTCGTCCCCGACCATGTGATCTTCCACCGGATGTACCCGGTGGCCGCCGACCGCACGATCGTCGAGTGCGACTGGCTCTACCTGCCGCACGTCGTCGAGAGCGGCAAGGACGTCAGCCGGTCCGTGGAACTCTTCGACCGGGTCAACCGCCAGGACTTCGACGCGTGCGAGCGCACGCAGCCCGGCATGAGCTCCCGCATGTACGCCAAGGGCGGCGTGCTGGTGCCCAGTGAGCACCACATCGGAGCCTTCCACGACTGGGTGAACGAGCGCCTGGGCAGCCGCTCGCAGTAG